A genome region from Salvelinus alpinus chromosome 26, SLU_Salpinus.1, whole genome shotgun sequence includes the following:
- the ndufv1 gene encoding NADH dehydrogenase [ubiquinone] flavoprotein 1, mitochondrial: protein MLSLSRLALVCAAARGPVAVCQGRVTSITRFNSTTAEAPPKKTTFGPLADQDRIFTNLYGRHDWRLKGAQSRGDWYKTKEILLKGVDWILNEIKVSGLRGRGGAGFPTGMKWGFMNKPSDGRPKYLVVNADEGEPGTCKDREIMRNDPHKLVEGCLVAGRAMGARAAYIYIRGEFYNESSNLQVAINEAYAAGLIGKNSCGSGYDFDVFVMRGAGAYICGEETALIESLEGKQGKPRLKPPFPADVGVFGCPTTVANVETVAVAPTICRRGGTWFLGFGRERNSGTKLFNISGHVNTPCTVEEEMSVPLKDLIERHAGGVRGGWDNLLCVIPGGSSTPLIPRSVCDTVLMDFDGLVQAQTGLGTAALIVMDKSTDVIRAIARLIEFYKHESCGQCTPCREGVDWMNKMMWRFVKGDARAAEIDMIWEISKQIEGHTICALGDGAAWPVQGLIRHFRPIMETRIAEFQQKDQARA from the exons GCACCACCAAAGAAGACAACATTTGGACCCCTGGCTGACCAGGATAGAATTTTCACCAACCTGTATGGCCGACATGACTGGAG GCTAAAGGGAGCTCAAAGTCGTGGTGACTGGTACAAGACCAAGGAGATCCTGCTGAAGGGAGTGGACTGGATCCTCAACGAGATCAAAGTTTCAGGGCTGCGGGGGAGAGGTGGAGCAGGGTTCCCCACCGGCATGAAGTGGGGCTTCATGAACAAGCCCAGTGATGGCAG ACCAAAGTACCTGGTGGTGAATGCTGATGAAGGAGAGCCTGGCACCTGTAAGGACAGGGAGATCATGCGTAACGACCCCCACAAGCTGGTGGAGGGCTGCCTGGTGGCCGGGAGGGCCATGGGAGCCCGCGCTGCCTATATTTACATCAGGGGAGAGTTCTACAATGAGTCCTCCAACCTGCAG GTGGCCATCAACGAGGCCTATGCAGCTGGTCTGATTGGGAAGAACTCCTGCGGCTCTGGCTACGACTTTGACGTGTTTGTGATGCGTGGGGCTGGTGCCTACATCTGTGGAGAGGAGACGGCACTCATCGAGTCCCTTGAGGGCAAGCAGGGGAAGCCCCGCCTGAAGCCCCCATTCCCTGCTGACGTTG GTGTGTTTGGTTGCCCAACAACTGTCGCCAACGTGGAAACGGTAGCTGTGGCGCCCACTATTTGTCGCCGTGGCGGCACGTGGTTCCTAGGCTTTGGCAGAGAGAGGAATTCAGGCACAAAGCTCTTCAACATCTCAGGTCATGTCAACACCCCCTGCacagtggaggaggagatgtcTGTTCCTCTCAAGGACCTCATCGAGAGACACGCAG GTGGTGTGCGCGGTGGCTGGGACAATCTGTTGTGTGTGATCCCTGGAGGCTCTTCCACACCCCTCATCCCCCGTTCAGTGTGTGACACCGTGCTGATGGACTTTGACGGCCTGGTCCAGGCTCAGACTGGCCTCGGCACTGCCGCTCTCATCGTCATGGACAAATCT ACTGACGTCATCAGAGCCATCGCCCGCTTGATTGAGTTCTACAAACACGAGAGCTGTGGCCAGTGCACCCCCTGCAGGGAGG GAGTGGACTGGATGAACAAGATGATGTGGCGCTTTGTGAAGGGTGATGCGCGGGCGGCTGAGATCGACATGATCTGGGAAATCAGCAAGCAGATTGAGGGGCACACCATCTGTGCCCTGGGTGATGGAGCCGCGTGGCCCGTACAG GGATTAATCAGACACTTCAGGCCTATCATGGAGACTCGAATTGCAGAGTTCCAGCAGAAGGACCAAGCCAGAGCTTAA